A genomic segment from Aspergillus puulaauensis MK2 DNA, chromosome 1, nearly complete sequence encodes:
- a CDS encoding putative eukaryotic translation initiation factor subunit eIF-4F (COG:J;~EggNog:ENOG410QDMB;~InterPro:IPR016024,IPR016021,IPR036211,IPR022745, IPR003890;~PFAM:PF02854,PF12152;~go_function: GO:0003723 - RNA binding [Evidence IEA];~go_function: GO:0005515 - protein binding [Evidence IEA]) → MSSIPQQTGLQTQGQSTSSAQAASHSSTPSLSGKTSPQAPVSTSSSTSSAVPRSYANATKKSATDSTAAAPVTVGGSSQHGKSTSTSVSGKPMQQSPNPTIVNGAPASGTPQGDHQRKPSVTITAEYNPSRAQTGRPNSLQFGFANQQPTSPNMGNPAALANQPQPGLGVTASTNPRATSPQTSPSPIPQPASSGGRPPPSSYPAQVNFGSFGNTGDNTAQAPLGPGPQSTHLRRESSQSTHSDHMGNGPGRGGYYHQGGRGRGHSQSSHQGQMPYSPSNSFRTPNQPRGGHNMGPQFHPPNQGRPMHGFPSPQASRSPALANAQPLTPQMGPVPMAHAQMPPQPYGAYPQHMGPQATYPYGDPNYGAYYPNYQYMAPASPQPGRPVPYTQSPYMQNQFPVPQGIPQATGLARTPSQVSDRPGSSLGQNQPQPAAVPSSPGHAHTPSRSSNTSAGGGKAPAFVIPQQARKAITIRDPDSGNVKTFEKTPASPARVTPSPVKVATPTPTPPPRTGSSTDHTRSTSISAKTAAEKKQELKDAVLQKMQQQEQAETKRKEEEEEATKRKEQDEQAAKKKQEEEEARQKKEQEDAAAKKQAADEEAARKAVEDLSLNEKKDAPAAKTSKSSEPTPAPADDEDDIDYDAIEKEMAELEAKEAAAEAAYYARKQAQKEEQERKEKEELESYEANMKQAEREAEALEEAKEKKRQAAEETSTKETFASLKKGGLPATEASTPADSGTVTPVSDSSMPPPAKPASAAATKQKPAALKLETNKAVEPPQPTAGMKSLNSARFVDDLSKISYPTSIASPNPALNSSAPADRKFHYNKEFLLQFQAVFKEKPSIDWDARVRETVGDTDSSRPQSARTPMARNPSRGGAQSDFQMGTFGQSTPRQALPPGTTSEQRFALSNSRTPSLPFGQFRSFPMGSGATPLSRTNSSHAMMPQSPRVGSSNRSGTRQGSKRGGPGGKQHGRKDEDMPLTAGKELEGLQVSTTGWKPRSLGQAAASSGPTPGGLMPPDVVQRKVKGALNKMTPENFPRISGQILEIVSQSKDESDGRTLRQVIQLTFEKATDEAHWASIYAKFCKSMLESMSADIKDENIRDRNGNVVAGGSLFRKYLLNRCQEEFERGWKVNLPPKPEGVTEEAAMMSDEYYAAAAAKRRGLGLVKFIGELYKLGMLTERIMHECVKKLVDYEGVPDEAEVESLTSLLRTIGASLDASEKGHAFMDAYFQRIHLMVQTPNLPSRLRFMLLDIIDLRNARWRSKDSDKGPKTIQQIREEAARAQQEAEMERMRQQANRGGGGRGPMGRGDARSFSSGYGQAPPPDYASSKVGSDDLRRLRTTRNTNQPMSFGPSSMLGSRSNSGRKNLGPGGNLVRGSDDSAASSRTGTPPAGKKEDKEAASSMNAFSALAQLQDPDNLATSPPSNPTSPAMTKLQPAVERRPSATPSKDGGGGEEAS, encoded by the exons ATGAGCTCGATCCCTCAACAGACCGGCCTTCAAACTCAAGGACAGAGTACGTCGTCAGCCCAGGCCGCCTCGCACTCTTCCACCCCTTCACTCAGTGGGAAAACCTCGCCCCAGGCGCCGGTTTCCACTTCGTCCTCGACCTCTTCCGCGGTGCCTCGTTCCTACGCAAACGCGACCAAGAAGTCCGCGACGGACTCTACCGCCGCCGCTCCCGTCACCGTGGGTGGCTCATCGCAACATGGGAAGTCGACCTCAACTTCTGTGAGCGGCAAACCCATGCAGCAATCTCCAAACCCGACCATTGTGAATGGCGCCCCTGCGTCGGGAACCCCTCAAGGCGACCACCAAAGAAAGCCCTCGGTGACCATCACCGCAGAGTACAACCCTAGCCGAGCGCAGACCGGTCGTCCCAATAGCCTCCAGTTTGGCTTCGCCAACCAGCAGCCGACCTCGCCGAACATGGGAAATCCCGCCGCCTTGGCCAACCAGCCTCAACCGGGTCTGGGCGTGACGGCCTCGACGAACCCTCGTGCAACCTCGCCGCAGACTTCGCCGTCGCCTATCCCTCAACCCGCCTCGAGTGGTGGTCGCCCGCCGCCATCTTCATACCCAGCTCAGGTAAACTTTGGCAGCTTTGGAAATACGGGTGATAAT ACTGCTCAGGCACCCCTTGGCCCCGGTCCTCAGTCAACTCATCTGCGCCGCGAATCTTCGCAGTCAACGCATAGCGACCATATGGGCAACGGACCCGGCCGCGGTGGCTATTATCACCAgggtggccgtggccgtggacACTCACAATCTAGTCATCAGGGTCAAATGCCGTACTCGCCTTCTAACAGCTTCCGTACCCCCAACCAGCCTCGAGGCGGACACAATATGGGCCCTCAGTTCCATCCCCCGAACCAGGGCCGACCTATGCACGGATTTCCTTCCCCACAAGCCAGCCGCAGCCCAGCGCTAGCCAACGCACAGCCTTTGACTCCCCAGATGGGTCCGGTTCCCATGGCCCATGCTCAGATGCCTCCTCAGCCTTACGGCGCTTATCCTCAACATATGGGACCCCAAGCA ACCTATCCATATGGCGACCCTAACTACGGGGCGTACTATCCAAACTACCAGTACATGGCACCTGCCTCGCCCCAACCCGGACGCCCCGTGCCGTACACCCAATCGCCCTACATGCAGAACCAGTTTCCTGTTCCACAAGGTATTCCCCAAGCCACTGGCTTGGCGCGGACACCCTCTCAGGTTTCCGACCGACCTGGCTCCAGCTTAGGCCAgaatcaaccccagcctGCTGCAGTTCCTTCGTCGCCTGGCCACGCACATACTCCTAGCCGCTCTTCCAACACATCCGCCGGAGGGGGTAAGGCTCCCGCGTTTGTCATTCCTCAACAAGCGCGCAAGGCGATCACTATCCGTGATCCTGATAGCGGCAATGTGAAAACTTTCGAAAAGACTCCCGCATCTCCGGCCCGCGTCACACCATCTCCTGTTAAGGTTGCAACGCCAACCCCTACTCCACCACCACGAACTGGAAGTAGCACAGACCACACTCGCTCTACTTCCATCTCTGCCAAGACTGCTGCTGAGAAGAAGCAGGAGTTGAAGGACGCAGTCCTCCAAAAGATGCAACAACAGGAGCAGGCGGAGACAAAGcgaaaggaggaggaggaggaggctaCTAAGCGCAAGGAGCAGGATGAGCAGGCggccaagaagaagcaggaagaggaagaggcccgccagaagaaggagcaagaggatgctgctgctaaGAAGCAGGCTGctgatgaagaggctgccCGGAAGGCTGTAGAGGACCTGAGCCtgaatgagaagaaggacgcTCCTGCTGCGAAAacctccaagtcctccgaACCGACCCCTGCCCCggcagatgatgaggatgacatTGACTACGATGCTATCGAAAAGGAGATGGCTGAACTTGAAGCCAAGGaagccgccgcagaagctgCATACTACGCCAGGAAGCAGGCCCAGAAGGAGGAACAGGAgcgcaaggagaaggaagagcTAGAGTCCTACGAAGCCAACATGAAACAAGCCGAACGCGAAGCTGAAGCTCTCGAGGaagccaaggagaagaagcgccaAGCTGCTGAGGAAACAAGCACCAAGGAAACGTTCGCCTCTCTGAAGAAGGGCGGATTACCTGCCACAGAGGCTAGCACTCCTGCCGATAGCGGTACTGTTACCCCTGTATCGGACTCCTCCATGCCTCCTCCCGCCAAACCTGCTAGCGCCGCAGCAACCAAACAGAAGCCCGCTGCTCTCAAGCTGGAAACCAACAAGGCTGTCGAACCTCCTCAGCCCACAGCCGGTATGAAGTCTCTAAACTCTGCTCGCTTCGTGGACGATCTGAGCAAGATCTCTTACCCTACCTCAATTGCCTCCCCCAACCCAGCGCTGAACTCAAGCGCGCCTGCCGACCGCAAGTTCCATTACAACAAGGAGTTCTTGTTGCAATTCCAGGCTGTATTTAAGGAGAAGCCTTCAATCGACTGGGACGCGCGTGTGCGTGAAACTGTTGGTGATACCGACTCTTCCCGTCCTCAATCTGCCCGTACTCCAATGGCTCGCAACCCATCTCGTGGCGGAGCTCAGTCTGATTTCCAAATGGGTACTTTCGGTCAGTCGACCCCCCGCCAGGCCTTACCTCCGGGCACCACCTCTGAACAGCGGTTTGCTCTGTCCAATTCGCGCACTCCTTCCTTACCCTTCGGCCAATTCCGGAGCTTCCCCATGGGCAGTGGCGCCACGCCCCTCAGTCGCACCAACTCATCTCATGCTATGATGCCTCAGTCTCCCCGTGTTGGATCGAGCAACCGGTCCGGCACGCGCCAGGGCAGCAAACGCGGCGGTCCCGGCGGAAAGCAACACGGCAGGAAGGACGAGGATATGCCTCTTACAGCTGGAAAAGAACTTGAAGGTTTGCAGGTATCCACTACTGGATGGAAACCTCGCAGTCTTGGCCAGGCCGCTGCTTCTTCAGGTCCTACACCTGGCGGTCTCATGCCTCCTGATGTTGTTCAgcgcaaggtcaagggtgCTCTGAACAAGATGACCCCGGAGAACTTCCCGCGTATCTCTGGCCAGATCCTGGAGATTGTGTCCCAGTCCAAGGATGAATCAGACGGGCGCACTCTACGACAAGTTATCCAGCTCACATTCGAGAAGGCTACCGATGAAGCACACTGGGCTTCGATTTATGCCAAGTTCTGCAAGAGTATGCTTGAGAGCATGAGCGCCGATATTAAAGATGAGAATATTCGTGACAGGAACGGCAACGTGGTTGCCGGCGGCAGTCTGTTCAGAAAGTATCTTCTCAACCGTTGTCAAGAGGAGTTCGAGCGCGGTTGGAAGGTCAACCTACCTCCCAAGCCCGAAGGTGTTACGGAGGAGGCTGCTATGATGTCCGATGAGTACtacgctgctgctgccgccaAACGTCGTGGTCTGGGTCTTGTGAAATTTATTGGTGAATTGTACAAGCTGGGCATGTTGACAGAGCGTATCATGCACGAGTGTGTGAAGAAGCTTGTTGATTACGAGGGTGTTCCAGACGAGGCTGAAGTCGAAAGTTTGACCAGCCTCCTGCGCACCATTGGTGCTTCTCTCGACGCATCGGAGAAGGGTCACGCGTTTATGGACGCCTACTTCCAGCGTATCCACTTGATGGTTCAGACCCCCAACCTTCCAAGCCGTCTCAGGTTCATGTTACTG GATATTATTGATTTGCGTAACGCCCGCTGGCGATCGAAGGATTCTGACAAGGGTCCCAAGACTATTCAGCAAATTCGCGAGGAG GCTGCGCGTGCacagcaagaagcagagatgGAGCGTATGCGCCAGCAAGCAAACCgcggaggtggtggccgtggcccCATGGGACGTGGTGATGCCCGTAGCTTCTCGTCAGGATACGGACAGGCACCCCCGCCTGATTACGCTTCTAGCAAGGTTGGAAGCGACGATCTCCGCCGTCTCCGTACCACTCGCAACACCAACCAGCCCATGTCCTTTGGACCTTCTAGCATGCTCGGCTCTCGCAGTAACAGTGGTCGCAAGAACCTTGGCCCTGGAGGCAACTTGGTTCGTGGTAGCGATGACAGTGCAGCCAGCAGCCGTACTGGGACACCCCCTGCCGGTAAGAAGGAAGATAAGGAGGCTGCGTCCTCAATGAACGCTTTCAG TGCTCTGGCTCAATTACAAGACCCGGACAACTTGGCcacatcacctccatcaaaCCCTACCTCTCCTGCGATGACAAAATTACAACCCGCTGTTGAGCGTCGACCCTCCGCGACCCCGTCAAAggatggcggcggtggcgaaGAAGCATCATAG
- a CDS encoding HVA22/TB2/DP1 family protein (COG:V;~EggNog:ENOG410PNU1;~InterPro:IPR004345;~PFAM:PF03134;~TransMembrane:2 (o6-27i39-62o)) produces MFFGIVADLFSSILTILLPIFASYKALRSSDPYQLAPWLMYWVVLSAILMAESWTVFILGWFPFYSWIRLGFFAYLVLPQTQGARILYQGYVDPFLTQHERDIEELIGSLHERAKALGLQYFYQIIDLIRERVLGLPPQRPATPPPATTSYAQSLLSRFNLPSAVGGNNPAPANDWYSAISSAVASVTAPGKSQEARAEELSASGSLLPREFESKSRAEKASFYSNQRDMLDVLRDAIMKEERHLDRDEDEGLAYGSGGGGVPLRKNRSDNSFDHIEHEDTRDRSPRPSGGWFGGGDQHHHQQQHPGSSSGVDFAMQAVDAIARARDGR; encoded by the exons ATGTTCTTCGGGATAGTCGCGGATCTCTTTTC TTCCATTCTTACCATCCTTCTCCCCATCTTCGCTTCCTATAAAGCTCTCCGTTCATCGGACCCGTACCAGCTGGCACCATGGTTGATGTACTGGGTGGTTCTGTCAGCCATTCTCATGGCTGAGTCCTGGACGGTTTTCATTCTGGGATGGTTTCCCTTTTACAGCTGGATCCGGCTGGGCTTCTTCGCATACCTGGTTCTCCCGCAGACCCAGGGTGCCCGGATCCTGTACCAGGGTTATGTGGACCCTTTTCTGACACAGCACGAACGTGATATCGAAGAATTGATCGGTAGCCTCCACGAGCGCGCCAAAGCACTGGGCCTCCAGTACTTCTACCAAATAATCGACCTTATCAGGGAGCGTGTGCTGGGTCTTCCCCCGCAGCGTCCGGCAACTCCTCCACCAGCTACTACATCTTACGCCCAGTCGCTTTTATCACGCTTCAACCTCCCCTCGGCCGTGGGCGGCAACAACCCCGCCCCCGCTAATGACTGGTATTCGGCCATCAGCTCCGCGGTGGCCTCTGTGACAGCCCCAGGAAAGAGCCAGGAAGCTCGCGCAGAGGAGCTTTCTGCAAGCGGATCTCTCCTTCCGCGAGAGTTCGAGTCCAAGTCCCGTGCGGAGAAGGCAAGTTTCTACTCCAACCAGCGTGATATGCTGGATGTGCTCCGTGACGCCATCATGAAGGAGGAGCGTCACCTCGACagagatgaagacgagggtCTTGCTTATGGcagtggcggcggcggcgtacCCCTAAGGAAGAACCGCAGCGATAACTCGTTCGATCACATCGAACATGAAGATACCCGCGATCGATCCCCTCGCCCAAGCGGAGGTTGGTTTGGGGGTGGtgaccaacaccaccaccagcaacagcaccctGGATCATCCTCTGGGGTGGACTTCGCGATGCAGGCTGTAGATGCGATTGCTCGCGCAAGGGACGGTCGCTAG
- a CDS encoding NRDE family protein (COG:S;~EggNog:ENOG410PNAQ;~InterPro:IPR008551;~PFAM:PF05742) has protein sequence MCIALISTAHPSYSLIIINNRDEYLRRPTAPADYWPPPNTHILGGRDLARKTQGTWMGVTRTGKVAILTNYRERTSDAATGQQSRGAIVNSWLTRTPDHPTTEYVEEMVASPTARNVGGFSLVCGYVNEPLAIVSNRSSDMDQVTWIAGEKGQTKGLSNTVFDDRSWPKILEGERLVDEAIEEHVKQEKGKGEEEEEEKLIEKLIEVLNTNSLPQLDGDATAEDYLPYFRRSIYIPLIGRGEKPKAPAAAGEIAVQNSGQSPCVDGHAHGTASGPVKEPEAGHDILDQSYLHGPYGTQKQTVILVGKDGRVRYFERTLYDQEANAVPIGQGDRSFEFQVTR, from the exons ATGTGTATCGCCTTAATATCAACAGCTCACCCCTCCTACTCTCTAATAATCATTAATAACAGAGAT GAATACTTACGCCGTCCAACTGCCCCAGCAGACTACTGGCCACCCCCAAACACGCACATCCTCGGCGGGCGCGACCTTGCCCGCAAAACCCAAGGAACCTGGATGGGGGTAACCCGCACCGGCAAAGTCGCTATCCTAACAAACTACCGTGAACGCACCTCAGATGCCGCGACGGGCCAACAATCCCGCGGCGCAATTGTCAACAGCTGGCTCACGCGTACCCCGGACCACCCCACAACCGAATatgtcgaggagatggtAGCTAGCCCCACGGCTCGCAATGTCGGCGGGTTCAGTCTTGTGTGCGGGTATGTGAACGAGCCGTTGGCGATCGTGTCGAATCGGTCAAGCGATATGGATCAGGTTACGTGGATTGCGGGTGAAAAGGGACAAACGAAGGGATTAAGCAATACAGTTTTTGATGATAGGAGCTGGCCGAAGATTCTGGAAGGGGAGAGGCTCGTCGATGAGGCGATTGAGGAGCATGTTAAAcaggaaaagggaaaaggggaggaggaggaggaggagaagttgatcGAGAAGTTGATTGAGGTGCTAAATACGAATTCGTTGCCACAGTTGGATGGCGATGCTACAGCGGAGGATTATCTTCCGTACTTTAGGAGGAGTATTTATATCCCGCTTATTGGGAGGGGAGAGAAGCCAAAGGCTCCGGCTGCGGCTGGTGAGATTGCGGTGCAGAATTCGGGACAGTCACCATGTGTTGATGGACATGCGCATGGAACGGCATCAGGGCCTGTCAAAGAGCCCGAAGCCGGGCACGATATCCTCGACCAGTCATATCTACATGGTCCGTACGGGACACAAAAGCAAACGGTCATACTTGTTGGGAAAGACGGACGGGTGAGGTACTTCGAGCGCACTCTATATGATCAAGAGGCCAATGCTGTCCCTATCGGCCAGGGAGACAGGTCTTTTGAGTTCCAGGTGACGCGATGA
- a CDS encoding uncharacterized protein (COG:S;~EggNog:ENOG410Q2T1), with amino-acid sequence MESCNNLTHRVYSFIERHRFNLEVKKANKAYEKRALPRKLGYGRCERGPDDDTVPYLYNLKSRSIRQIRKQWTIDTSLKAFKLADYLKRIWEPPQKIYDEKVAMKYKVDLLLRSATTITKRDTECENLAAIKKVQITEKRKMSMPFMSNDNELLLDGQVDNVVFAGDEGDLDATLIVFRATKPGRTQAWTLLKLMATIHHARKLTGKVSEIYGIATDSSEWVFAHINNKSQYSLWFLSWKYDAPDVVAHVLRIIDYSITRAEAVLRAPLNLPTTGRLTGCKICDPKELIYSPMEESEEEELD; translated from the exons ATGGAATCCTGCAATAATCTCACACACCGAGTCTACTCGTTCATCGAAAGACACAGGTTTAACCTCGAGGTTAAAAAGGCGAACAAAGCGTACGAGAAGCGAGCCCTACCCAGGAAGCTCGGCTACGGACGATGCGAACGCGGACCGGATGATGACACGGTTCCATATCTCTACAACCTTAAATCCAGAAGTATTAGACAAATTAGGAAGCAGTGGACTATCGATACATCTCTGAAAGCATTCAAGTTGGCCGACTATCTCA AAAGGATCTGGGAGCCTCCTCAGAAAATCTACGACGAAAAGGTCGCAATGAAATACAAAGTCGACCTGCTTCTGCGGAGCGCTACAACTATCACCAAAAGGGACACGGAGTGCGAGAACCTTGCGGCCATAAAGAAGGTTCAAATCACCgagaagcggaagatgaGTATGCCATTCATGAGCAACGACAACGAACTTCTGCTCGACGGACAGGTCGACAATGTGGTCTTtgctggagatgaaggagatcTCGATGCTACTTTGATTGTCTTCCGAGCAACGAAGCCAGGACGCACTCAAGCCTGGACTTTGCTCAAGCTAATGG CAACAATCCACCATGCTCGAAAGCTCACCGGAAAGGTCTCTGAAATCTACGGTATCGCCACGGACAGCAGCGAATGGGTCTTTGCCcacatcaacaacaaaagcCAG TACTCACTGTGGTTCCTGTCATGGAAATACGATGCCCCAGATGTTGTCGCCCACGTCTTGCGGATCATCGATTATTCTATTACTCGTGCCGAGGCCGTACTTAGGGCTCCCCTCAACCTACCTACTACCGGCCGACTAACGGGGTGTAAAATCTGCGACCCCAAGGAACTGATTTATTCGCCTATGGAGGAatctgaagaggaagaattggattAG
- a CDS encoding universal stress protein (COG:T;~EggNog:ENOG410PHAI;~InterPro:IPR006015,IPR014729,IPR006016;~PFAM:PF00582) encodes MASVSPYPSPDSEDGSLAQGPNRTNSITESSRPGSTGMADSANRKSIQFDVGGSPSQPPSRPGSTTGRKNSQPEVHDKELKVPGRTYSPPPPRTYERGVSFDTFDNPDAADFSLTLNYKHKGYQLTRRSRTFLCGTDQNDYSDFALEWLIDELVDDGDEIVCLRVVEKDSSITSDAAVEAGKYRQEAERLFEQVIQKNSQNEKAISLVLELAVGKVQEIIQRMIKIYEPAVLVVGTRGKNLSGVQGLLPGSVSKYCLQRSPIPVIVVRPSPKREKKKKKRLADPNRRSYNHILELSERQGSHIFSGPSSRNSSVSKLPDEEAAVAAALGLPPQSYTNSRTSLSASDRSSVSHDGPITPMADSLEAINKSLARDLSISSDDTRGDGETSTPLPGENSSDDKLPAEIPVPASDTPSPEGETVESDQPTPDTTSAEVNIPVIVTDNVQDEAKNKRRSL; translated from the exons ATGGCGTCAGTCTCTCCATATCCATCGCCCGACTCGGAAGACGGGTCTCTAGCACAAGGCCCCAACCGAACGAACAGCATCACAGAATCGTCTCGTCCCGGTAGCACCGGTATGGCCGATAGCGCGAATAGAAAATCGATACAGTTCGACGTTGGGGGTTCCCCATCGCAGCCTCCTTCCCGTCCTGGTAGCACGACTGGGCGGAAGAACTCGCAACCTGAGGTCCACGACAAGGAACTAAAAGTCCCTGGACGAACTTATTCTCCCCCACCACCTCG GACGTACGAACGAGGTGTTTCATTTGATACTTTCGATAACCCCGATGCAGCAGACTTCTCTCTTACCCTTAACTACAAACACAAAGGCTACCAACTTacccgccgcagccgcaCTTTTCTCTGCGGCACTGATCAGAATGATTACTCCGACTTTGCCCTCGAATGGCTTATTGACGAGCTAGTCGACGATGGTGATGAAATCGTCTGTCTTCGAGTCGTCGAAAAAGATTCGAGCATCACGAGCGATGCTGCGGTTGAGGCCGGAAAATATCGCCAGGAGGCTGAAAGACTTTTCGAGCAGGTAATTCAGAAGAACAGTCAGAATGAAAAGGCGATTAGTCTGGTCTTGGAACTGGCCGTTGGGAAGGTCCAGGAGATCATCCAACGCATG ATCAAAATCTATGAACCCGCAGTCCTGGTTGTTGGTACCAGAGGCAAAAACCTGAGCGGAGTTCAAGGATTGCTGCCCGGTTCAGTCTCGAAGTATTGCTTGCAACGGTCACCAATCCCCGTGATCGTGGTTCGACCTTCGCCCAAgcgggagaaaaagaaaaagaagcgcTTAGCAGATCCCAACAGACGCAGCTACAACCATATCCTGGAATTGAGCGAGCGGCAGGGAAGCCATATATTCTCTGGCCCCTCGAGCCGAAACAGTAGCGTATCGAAACTTCCAGATGAAGAGGCCGCCGTAGCAGCTGCTCTCGGCCTTCCACCACAGAGTTACACGAACTCGCGCACTTCACTTTCCGCCTCTGACAGAAGCAGTGTCAGTCATGATGGGCCAATAACACCCATGGCGGATTCCCTTGAAGCTATCAATAAATCGCTTGCAAGAGATCTCTCAATATCGTCTGACGACACAAGAGGCGATGGAGAGACTTCCACGCCGCTTCCTGGGGAGAACAGTTCTGATGACAAGCTGCCGGCTGAGATCCCTGTCCCTGCGAGCGATACCCCATCGCCGGAAGGAGAGACGGTCGAATCGGACCAGCCCACACCAGACACTACAAGTGCTGAAGTTAACATTCCAGTTATCGTGACGGACAACGTCCAAGATGAAGCCAAGAACAAGCGCCGTTCGCTGTAA
- a CDS encoding cytochrome P450 (COG:Q;~EggNog:ENOG410PGYE;~InterPro:IPR001128,IPR017972,IPR002401,IPR036396;~PFAM:PF00067;~SECRETED:SignalP(1-22);~go_function: GO:0005506 - iron ion binding [Evidence IEA];~go_function: GO:0016705 - oxidoreductase activity, acting on paired donors, with incorporation or reduction of molecular oxygen [Evidence IEA];~go_function: GO:0020037 - heme binding [Evidence IEA];~go_process: GO:0055114 - oxidation-reduction process [Evidence IEA]), translating to MLSLPFILALAAGLLALQYAWSAWTHSRKARGLRCASIPRYPTDIVGLSSLKEALQADKVKGIPLMLQRRVEKMSTREKRLVTTFRIRQMGRENIFTCDPQNVQAMLATKFKDFELGPGRRHTLLPLLGAGIFTSDGELWSHSRALLRPQFTREQISDLDLEENHVQQAMQAMPVDPVTGWTSATDIQGIFFRLTIDSATEFLFGESSGSQEEALRNGGKLPSDHFSVNFDKGQWYVAQRARFEKFHWLVDNKESRDINKKVHAYVDHFVHAALKAAVEGKPLSSNYVFLEALVTTTQDPIELRSQLLNILLAGRDTTASLLSWSLQMLARHPSFFQKLRKTILADFGPYSSSRDSITFASLKSCRYLQYFMNEVLRLFPVVPVNRRVATHDTFLPQGGGSDGKQPVYLRAGQVVTYSPFVTQRRKDLWGEDAEVFNPDRWFDRRAGWEYLPFNGGPRLCIGQQFALTEAGYVLVRLLQRFDAIEDVYPGQEVNYGLSVTLAPGDPVTVRLHEAAA from the exons ATGCTGTCGTTGCCGTTCATCCTCGCGCTCGCAGCAGGTCTGCTTGCCCTCCAGTATGCCTGGTCCGCCTGGACTCACTCCCGCAAGGCGCGCGGTTTGAGATGTGCTTCTATTCCTCGCTATCCCACCGACATTGTGGGACTCTCGAGTCTGAAAGAGGCTCTGCAGGCCGACAAGGTGAAGGGAATTCCCCTGATGCTACAGCGTCGTGTCGAGAAGATGTCAACTCGCGAGAAGCGCTTGGTCACCACCTTTCGCATCCGCCAGATGGGCCGCGAGAATATCTTCACGTGCGATCCTCAGAATGTCCAGGCAATGCTTGCCACTAAATTCAAGGATTTCGAGCTTGGCCCCGGACGCCGACATACGCTTCTCCCGTTGTTAGGAGCTGGCATT TTTACATCTGACGGTGAGCTCTGGTCGCACTCTCGGGCTCTGCTTCGACCGCAGTTCACCCGCGAGCAAATCAGTGacctggatctggaagagAACCATGTGCAGCAAGCCATGCAGGCGATGCCTGTAGACCCCGTCACGGGCTGGACCTCTGCTACCGACATCCAGGGCATATTCTTCCGTCTGACAATCGACTCAGCAACCGAGTTTCTGTTCGGCGAAAGTTCCGGcagccaggaagaagctctTCGCAACGGGGGCAAGCTTCCCTCCGATCACTTTTCTGTCAACTTCGATAAGGGCCAGTGGTATGTGGCACAGCGCGCTCGCTTCGAAAAGTTCCATTGGCTCGTCGACAACAAAGAAAGTCGAGACATCAACAAGAAGGTGCACGCCTATGTCGACCACTTTGTCCACGCTGCTCTCAAGGCAGCAGTAGAGGGAAAACCGCTTTCTTCCAATTATGTTTTCCTAGAAGCTCTAGTCACGACAACCCAAGATCCCATCGAGCTCCGCTCTCAGCTCCTCAATATCCTGCTCGCCGGCCGGGATACCACAGCATCACTTCTCAGCTGGTCCCTCCAGATGCTTGCCCGTCACCCAAGCTTCTTCCAGAAACTGCGTAAGACCATCCTCGCAGACTTTGGCCCTTACTCCTCGAGTCGTGACAGTATCACCTTTGCGTCTCTGAAATCCTGCCGCTACCTGCAATATTTCATGAACGAAGTGCTCCGCCTTTTCCCAGTCGTGCCAGTCAACCGCCGCGTTGCAACCCATGACACATTCCTGCCGCAAGGGGGCGGGTCCGATGGGAAACAGCCTGTCTATCTACGCGCCGGCCAAGTCGTCACATACAGCCCGTTCGTGACACAGCGCCGAAAAGACCTCTGGGGCGAGGATGCCGAGGTCTTCAACCCAGATCGCTGGTTCGACCGCAGAGCAGGCTGGGAGTACCTCCCCTTCAATGGCGGACCGAGACTCTGCATCGGACAGCAGTTTGCCCTAACTGAGGCTGGATATGTCCTCGTTCGACTGCTGCAGCGGTTCGACGCTATCGAGGACGTCTATCCGGGCCAGGAAGTCAACTATGGCTTGAGTGTGACACTGGCGCCCGGTGACCCCGTTACTGTGCGGCTGCACGAGGCCGCGGCGTGa